One segment of Setaria viridis chromosome 4, Setaria_viridis_v4.0, whole genome shotgun sequence DNA contains the following:
- the LOC117852869 gene encoding uncharacterized protein, with amino-acid sequence MSSASFLSPPAPRLPCPRVRLPPPSPAAARPSLGFGARRAAPAKEWRLWHVSCLRNDPDVPTTSDDDRAFKYVAQSESFSAVEAKEEEVGSSNGDQEKNFNDGGWLLQVHKVKENLQGRILRFQTKRWTVPWTGKTIAQVMILWIATFWFVGSWIVPFLAHAAGFSKETLTHRGQALYSLLTDITEGLAGIAILHQCLGRFRPLPPGWFEFNLKGRWILDVVLGCLLFPLVNLLSHINISLVPMSPGPVVGVSSVEQSIVARDPVAMALYAVVVIVCAPIWEEIVFRGFLLPSLTRYMPLPLSILASAAAFALAHFNAQRVMPLIFLGVVMGGVFARSRNLLASMVLHSLWNGFVFLDLMK; translated from the exons atGTCCTCCGCTtccttcctctcccctcccGCTCCACGGCTCCCATGCCCTAGGGTTCGTCTCCCacctccctcccccgccgccgcgaggcCGTCGCTCGGCTTCGGGGCTCGGAGGGCGGCTCCAGCCAAG GAATGGAGATTGTGGCACGTCTCATGCTTAAGAAATGATCCGGATGTGCCAACGACATCTGATGATGATCGTGCCTTCAAGTATGTTGCCCAATCAGAGAGCTTCAGTGCTGTAGAGGCGAAAGAGGAAGAGGTGGGAAGTTCAAATGGGGATCAGGAGAAGAATTTCAATGATGGGGGTTGGTTACTGCAAGTGCATAAG GTAAAGGAAAATTTACAAGGCAGAATATTAAGATTTCAGACAAAACGCTGGACGGTACCTTGGACTGGAAAAACCATTGCTCAG GTCATGATTTTATGGATTGCCACATTTTGGTTTGTGGGTTCCTGGATAGTGCCATTCTTGGCCCATGCTGCTGGCTTTAGCAAGGAAACATTGACACATAGGGGCCAAGCACTGTATAGCCTCTTGACAGACATAACAGAAGGCCTTGCTGGGATTGCAATCCTTCACCAATGCCTTGGTAGATTCCGCCCCCTTCCTCCAGGCTGGTTTGAGTTCAATTTAAAGGGCAGATGGATTTTGGACGTAGTGTTGGGGTGCTTGTTGTTCCCGTTAGTCAATCTGCTCTCTCACATAAACATCAGCCTGGTTCCAATGTCACCAGGTCCAGTCGTCGGGGTGTCGAGTGTAGAACAGTCCATTGTGGCCCGTGACCCAGTGGCAATGGCCCTGTATGCAGTTGTTGTCATCGTGTGTGCACCTATATGGGAAGAGATTGTGTTCCGAGGATTCCTTCTCCCATCTCTAACACGGTACATGCCACTTCCATTGTCGATCCTAGCAAGTGCTGCAGCTTTTGCACTCGCACACTTCAATGCACAGAGGGTGATGCCTTTGATATTTCTTGGGGTAGTGATGGGAGGTGTCTTTGCGAGGTCTCGCAACCTACTGGCATCGATGGTGCTACATAGCTTGTGGAATGGCTTTGTGTTCTTGGATTTGATGAAGTGA